Proteins from a single region of Budorcas taxicolor isolate Tak-1 chromosome 7, Takin1.1, whole genome shotgun sequence:
- the LOC128050522 gene encoding zinc finger protein 266-like: MVTECLRNCSQDSVTFADVAVNFTQEEWTLLNCFQRKLYRDVMLENYKNLTTAGYQVFKPTLISWLEEEELSTVEKGVLQEWGIQLEAKDSRIGQNIFGKKMSNGIEKARGLNVQELYDSEQCGKDFSDHSCLRTHRSTQNGGNPYEDNQDGKNFLTLHNKSFTGEKCSMFNQCRETVMLSPNIVPWKSYVQEKALECRDVGRAFVNQSYLWTQVRAHNKEKLYKWKECGKTSGHSTSLHAHVPTHTANKCYRCEDSGKVSTASLSHRQHIKTHTGEKPFQCDTCGKAFRFSSYLLVHSRIHTGIKPYKCKECGKTFRLSSYLRVHSQIHTGIKPYKCRDCGKAFRLSSYLRVHSQIHTVIKPYKCEECGKDFKHSLPFNIHMGTHTGDQPYKCKECGKTFTRSSGLIEHMKTHTGEKPFKCDTCGKTFTRSSGLTEHMKTHTGEKPFKCDTCGKTFTRSSGLTRHMKIHTGEKPFKCDTCGKAFASSSHLIRHLQSHTAQKTIKCDKCGKAFANSSYLTIHFRTHTGEKPFECNVCGKTFTTSSYLIIHKRTHTGEKPYECKECGKTFSHFSSLSYHIKRH, from the exons ATGGTAACTGAGTGTTTAAGAAATTGTTCTCAG GACTCAGTGACCTTTGCTGATGTGGCTGTGAACTTCACCCAGGAAGAATGGACTTTACTGAACTGCTTTCAGAGAAAGCTATACAgagatgtgatgctggagaactacAAGAACCTGACCACAGCAG GATATCAGGTGTTCAAACCCACTCTGATCTCTTGGTTGGAAGAAGAAGAGTTGAGTACTGTGGAGAAAGGAGTCCTCCAAG AGTGGGGAATCCAACTTGAAGCCAAAGACTCAAGAATTGGGCAGaatatttttgggaaaaaaatgtcaaatgGGATAGAAAAG GCAAGAGGCCTTAATGTACAGGAACTCTATGACAGTGAGCAATGTGGGAAAGACTTCAGTGACCACTCATGCCTTAGGACACACAGGAGTACTCAAAATGGAGGGAACCCTTATGAAGATAATCAGGATGGGAAAAACTTCCTTACTCTGCACAACAAATCCTTTACTGGAGAAAAATGTTCCATGTTTAATCAGTGTCGAGAAACTGTCATGCTGTCTCCAAATATTGTGCCCTGGAAATCTTACGTACAAGAAAAAGCCTTAGAATGCAGAGATGTTGGGAGAGCCTTTGTTAATCAGTCTTACCTTTGGACACAAGTGAGAGCTCACAATAAAGAAAAGCTCTACAAATGGAAGGAATGTGGAAAAACTTCTGGTCACTCAACAAGCCTTCATGCACATGTGCCAACTCACACTGCTAACAAATGCTACAGATGTGAGGACTCTGGAAAAGTCTCCACTGCATCCCTAAGCCATAGACAACATATAAAAACacacactggagagaagccttttCAGTGTGAcacatgtgggaaagcctttaggTTTTCCTCATACCTTCTTGTTCATAGTCGAATTCACACTGGAATAAAACCCTAcaaatgtaaggaatgtgggaaaACCTTTAGATTGTCCTCATACCTTCGTGTTCACAGTCAAATTCACACTGGAATAAAACCCTACAAATGCAGGGattgtgggaaagcctttagATTATCCTCATACCTTCGTGTTCACAGTCAAATTCACACAGTAataaaaccttacaaatgtgaggAATGTGGGAAAGACTTCAAACATTCTCTGCCCTTTAACATTCACATGGGAACTCACACTGGAGATCAACCCTAtaaatgtaaggaatgtgggaaaACCTTCACTCGATCCTCAGGCCTTATTGAACATATGAAaactcatactggagagaagccttttAAGTGTGACACATGTGGAAAAACCTTCACTCGATCCTCAGGCCTTACTGAACATATGAAAACacacactggagagaagccttttAAGTGTGACACATGTGGAAAAACCTTCACTCGATCTTCAGGCCTTACTCGACATATGAAAATTCACACTGGTGAGAAGCCTTTTAAATGTGAtacatgtgggaaagcctttgcTTCTTCTTCCCACCTTATTAGACATCTGCAGTCTCATACTGCACAGAAGACTATTAAATGTGACAAATGTGGGAAGGCCTTTGCTAATTCCTCATATCTTACTATACATTTTAgaactcacactggagagaagccttttGAGTGTAATGTGTGTGGGAAAACATTTACCACTTCTTCATATCTTATCATACACAAACgaactcacactggagagaaaccatatgaatgtaaggaatgtggaaaAACGTTTTCTCACTTCTCAAGCCTTTCTTACCATATAAAACGACATTGA